In the genome of Capsicum annuum cultivar UCD-10X-F1 unplaced genomic scaffold, UCD10Xv1.1 ctg64636, whole genome shotgun sequence, the window GATCTTAACTCAAAATAGGTACAATTAtattagaaattgaagaaaaaagatataataaatcaaaaaGCATCCACAGACATTAAATCTGACTTAGTGAGTTGGTGGTGGAAACTTTCAAGAAAGAGAGTGCGAGAGTTCAAACCCCATTGAAGTtcttttttgacataatttttagtTCTTTTGTTGCCACTGTTTGATCCTAATCCGAATGTCGGCTTCATAAATAGTTCTTTATACCAATTTTGGTTTCATATATAGTTCTTTATTCCAATGCCTTCATAAATAGTTCTTTTATTGCCGCTGTTTGACCCAAATCCTAATGTTGAcctcataaataaataattaaaaacaccaaattttaaccaataattttttttatttggcgattgtgtttttttaaaaaaattcacgatatttataatataaatatgaatagttTTAATCAAATTTCTTCATTGTCATCATCAAATAATTGTGCACTTATACTATATAATTAATAGTAACTATACCTTTTTAAAAGAAATTGAGCACCCACGAACTCAAAATTTTGAGTCCGCCGCTATCTAGACCTTAAGTTTCTTCTCTTTATGTATATATCACGTGAATTTTATAGAAATAAAAACGAGAACTTCATCAACAAATACAAaatgcatcatttaattcactAGAAAAGCATTATAAAATCATtataaaatataacctaaaaaggATATACTAGGAACGTAATACCTTGAAGAAGAAAGGAGTTgaatatattgaataaaatatgattttgaatctttataatttattttgaattttattatctctcacattatactaaatttaatttgagatgataaaaggTAAACAGTGCTTTGTTTGATTTTGTGTGAACTATAATCGTCAGTAATAATTGCGTTTGAACTAcagtttaaatttcaaaaattgcaATTTTCTGATAAAACCTGTAATATTCTTTATCTGAtaaaattcttgtaaaaataatGAGTCAAATACTAccacaattttaaaagatatatattatttttcaaaatatacttATCAATATAAACAAGTTTCGAAAGGTTTGTCAAATAATCACTTAGATGGATTTTTTTTCCAATTCATATATTCTTATTTAATGCAATGGAAaaatgtattttataattttttatcatattaatacgataaaatatatattttaaaatattacttaatttatttagaagcGGAATATGACAACTAATTTGAAGTTAACTAAATCAAGATGATGTTCTAACACTTGTCATATCTAGTCACATTTGTGACATTTTTGTCTTTCCAAAAGTCTTATTCACTCATTCCAAGATTTCTAGCCAATTTATTATCTTACTTTGATTACTTGAGAATGTGTCATTgcgatttaaaatttttaataaagttatAGTTAGACCGACTATATTACACGAAGTGGAATGATGATCAACCAGGAATTCTCAGACTCAAAAGATGaagatagaagaaataaaaatgctTAGAGGAATACGTTGATATACTAGAAGAGATAAGATTAATAATAAAGATATGTGGGACAATGTGAAAATAGTTTTCGTGAAAGACAACATGCAAGAACGACGTTGAGATGGTTCGAGTATGTGGAGAGGAAAAACGCACAAGCCCTTGTGAGGAAGTGCGAGAGATTGACAGTGATAGGTACGAGGAGAGATAAAAATCAATCAGAGCGAGAATTTCTGTtcaaggggttcaacatctacaatataaatataaaaattattctaatcatattttaataataaaattttctgtCGAAGGAGGTTTGGACGAACCCCTTATTAATtggctggctccgcctctgagATCAACCAAGTAAGAATTACGGAAAAGTGAATAGACATAATATGACACAACCATAGTTCATCGAGAAATGACCCTATTTTTAGATAGGAAAATTAGGAGAACAAGAATCAGAATAGACTGTTAGTAAGTAATAAAGTGTTTTTTCTCTTTCCAGTGGTCTTGTTAGTGTTCgagataaactaataaagaaatatTATTCGAGGCTAAGAACAATTGATTCACAATAATTAGGGGTGGTTTAGCTCTACATTAGATCGttacaattttaaattaaattactatGTTCCAAAATTGTTTCCTATTGAGCTTAACCTGACTCATAATTGGATAAATTATAGTATGACGAATTTGTATACTTTCTTCTTTTTGAGGAGAGGCTTTGAACGTCATCAGAAGCAAATATAACAAGAAGATTTTttgagatatatatatttttttaaaaaaaataactttggGCCTGACCcgttttattaaataaaaagtaatgtTTGTTCAAAACTAGTCAAGTGAgcccaaaaaatgaaaataaaaagatatttgaaGAGTCAAGACCTGATCCACCAATGGGTCTTCCCCAAATATAAAAATGCCCTATAGTAGGGTTTTCTACTTGTGACTTCCCTAACATAATTCTTAATGGCGCCGCTGGAAGCTCTCTTCAATGACGAATTCCGTATACTCTTCTTTTGGGCCATTAATTTTCTCGAAGATGAAGCAAGTGACAAGATCTTCGTATTTAGCTTGCAAAGGTGAGTCCATTTCTAGTATCCCGAAGCTCCTTTGctatagatagataatttaagAGGGTATATTAATGTACATCATAAATTGAAGATTTTTCAAATCCTACTCAATTACCAACtttcctcaaaaataaaataaatagatcaCCATCGTTACTAGATCACTACTATCACTTCAATATAACAAACCACATGACAACACTAACACTACTCTCTACCTCCTCAATTAACTACATTCTTTCCAAAAAGTTAGTCGGAAGAACCTGGCTGGTAAAAAAAGTTgcttaaaaatgaggaaaataattttcttaatagaaGTAGGAAAAACAAGATCGTCAAGTGACATTTCATGTTTATTATGTTCTCTATTTAACACCACCAACCCCTACCCCTTGACTAGGGGTGTCAAATGGGCAGGTTGGGTTGagattcaaaatatgaaatgagTTGAATTAGATACTGGGTTGGGTCATGACCCACCCAAATTCGCTTTGGGTTGAGTTGAAATGGGTAAAAATTGGGTTGGGCCTTGAACCGCCCAATTTGACCCGCTTAGtctaaaaatacaaatttaattttttaaaaaataaaaatacattttttggGGAGGGGTGCACCGGGAGGTTGGGTAgaggtaagaatttttttaaataaaattattgattatttttttaaaaaaataactttttgaaaatGGGGTATGCcatgggggtggggtggggtaagtactaaagaaaattaaataatttttaaaaagaatgattttttttaaaataaaaattaggagCGTCGTGGGATGTCGGGTGTGGGGGTATGGAAGGGATGTTTTTTTAGGTAAAAAActtttattctaaaataaagaaatttaatttttttaaaaactatattttttaggggATGGGGTACTGTCGTATAGAGGGGTGCAGGGGTTTgggtaaatttatttttataaaaaaattatttatttatttcaaaaaaatatttctaaaaaaaattttttttattgggagGAGTAGGGGATGCGGCGAAGGGAAGAGGGTGGGATTTTGATCGTGAGGTAAGAaaggatttttaattttgtttagaaaaattaaaataattaattttttgggtGGAGGAGGGGGTGAGGGTCGGGATGTGGGTAGGGAGGGGAAGGGGATGGGGTGGGCTGGgggcaaaaaaaaatttataaaaaagttttaacaaataaaaataatatatttaatggaGGCAGGGCGAGTTGGGTAAGCTATGGGTGTAGTGTGATTGGGGTGAGGTGGGGGCGAGGTGTGGTGGGTCATTTTGAGAGTAGGAGGACATATTATTGCTTGTTTTTCTCACgctcattaagaaaattatttttttactaaacgGGTTGAAGTAGAGATTGATTGGGCTCATTTGAACCcaatttaaaaatgagttaagaTTTACTCAATTGTAAATTATCTTCAACCCAACCCATTAAATATTGGACGGGTTGGACGGGTTAGCTCAATTTGggttcattttgacacctttGCCCTTGACCATCCCACCCCATCACCCTTAAGACCCCATACCCTAACCCATCCCACTTCTAGAGATTTTTGCTAAATAATGTATAAATGATCTTGAAATAATAAGTCCGTGGATAATATTTgaccttcataccaaacacaccctaaagcAATGAGAGTTGACAAGCTCAATACTTGGCTTGAAAAAGACAACTTCTTTCCTCCTTGAAATAGTTTCTCTTAAGAATTAATGGTCAAAAAAGCACCTGAACTATTACTTTTTTGCAAGCTTCACATTCCAACTAtcaattatttccttttttttcaccTGAACCATCATCGTTAATTTTGggatttgattaaatttgaatttgtacaTTTTAGGGTCACTTTCATCAAGAATTTGAGCACAACAAGGTCCATTTCTAGGAGACTAGAACAATGCATTTGAGAAGAATTTTTTTTCGAAACTTGTACTCGAGACCTCTAaataacatttttcttttatttttgttgtcatTTAATTTTTTCCACTCAAAGTAAGTTGCTTTTCCGAGGAgcataagtttatattttcacataatcAACAAGTTATATGTTATATATCATTCCCTTTGTCTCATATTACTTGACATGTTTGTCTTTTGCACAactcttaaggagaaattaataaGAAGTGCAGATTGGCTAATATAACCCTGTTAAACTAACATTAAATATTGTCACTAATTATTGGAGTTAATTGCATTAAGAGCAGAAATCTTCtggaaatattttcctaaaattgTACTAATGCTCAACTTTGGATTTGAAACAAATGGCCATTGTTGTGATCGACTCCTGCCATTGTCCACTTATTTAATCGTCGTTGTGGTCGAGTCCTACTAGTTACCTACTGATTTTACTCCGGTTAATTCTTCTGTCCATCCAAGATTCAATCCATCCAAGTTTCAATCCTATCTCTGCGACCCAACAAACCCATCAGTTTTTGGTGAGTGACGTCAGTTTTTGACTTAGCGGATTGTCATTATTTTCTCACTTCTTCCGTCGAGCACTAAACTTTAGAGGCTTCTCGTCGTACTAGTGACCCATCAGTTTTCGACATGTGAAGCTAGTTTCCAGCGAAACTAATCATTGTTTTTCCTCACTTCTCATGCGACCATaactctcttctcttttctttctatcCCTTTATAGGTTCTACAAGTCCAGATTCGACACCTCTTCTCAAACGGTGATGTTAAGATTTCGGCAACCAATTTTCATCACAAATTATCAAAATTCGGTGACTCGACCAAGTAAACTGACCCAACTTCAATCAGGTGCACTCACTCCATCTATTCTAGTCATGTGTATAGCTTTCTTAATTCTAGTGGCTGCTACTGTCTATCTTGTGTACTATTTGTACTTCAATCCCTTTTATCTTCGCGCCTTCACTGACTATCTTGTATGTGGATGacaatttacttatttatttctatatttcatAGTAGTGATTTACATGTTAATTCtacttgtattttattcatttttattgttcTTAGTAGTTCTGTAGTGTGGGCTTGATAGTAACATTTTCTGTTTGCATTATTGTCTAGACTGTGTGCTCTTAGTGCTATTGGTTGGTGCAGTCTCTTGTCTCTGATGGTTTTGGAAGATGCTGTTGACTTAGGGCCATGTCTTTGGGTAGAGCTTGGGTCGGGGTCAGGGTAGGGTAGGGAGAAGGAAGGGTAAAAGGGCTAAAGGTGGTTGTAGGTTGAGAGTAGGATCATGGAAAATATGTTCTTTATTAGAGAAATCATTAGTGTTAGTGAAAATTCTTAGAAAAAAAGGGAATTAATATAGCTTGTTTCCAAGATACCAAATAGGTAGGTACTTAAGCGAGGGTATTAGATGGTtgtaagttgtggtactcaggaaGTTCGAGGAACAGGAATGGTCTAGGTATCCTAGTATATGATGAGCTCAGAAAGCAAGTGGTAGAGTTTAAGAGGGTCAACAATAGGATGATGTCAATTAAACTAGTTATTGGATAGTCTTCTTGGAATATTATTAGTGCATATACCCCGCATATAGGCTTGGATGAGGATGAGAAAAAgaggttttgggaggctttggatgagatAGCGAGAGATGTCCCTAGTAATGATAACATTTTTATAGGAGGGGATTTCAATAGGCATATATGTTCTTCTTCAAGGGGTTATGATGACGTGCATAAAGGTTGTGGGTTTGGTACAAGGAATGACGATGGAGTGGCACTTTTGAATTTTTCTCGGGCGTTTGGATTGGTTGTACGTAGTTAATTCAAACTTTCCTATGAAGGAGGTTCACTTGGTACCTTCCGTAATTCGATggccaagacccagattgactttttgctccTTGGGAAAGGATATAGGAGTATTTGTAAGGACTGTAACATGTTATTGaatgagaatctttcgacccaatattggcttttggtgatggacttggatATTATAAAGGAGCGGAGGAGGAGATGTGTGGAGGAAAATCCAAGTATTACATAGGGCAATCTGACTTTGGCTAGTGCACTGGATATAAGGGATAATTTGATGAAGGGGAAGGCTTGGGAGAATGGAGGGGATGCTGATAGTATATAGGATAAGATTGCTAGTTGCATCAGGGAGGcaactagagaggtgttgggtgacTCGAGAGGCCTCTCACATAAACACCAAGGGGATTAGTGGTGGGACGAAGAGGTGAAGAAAAAGGTGGAGGCTAAGAAGAAAGCATATGCAAAGTTGGCTAAGAGTAAGGATGAAGACGataaacaaaaaaattaggaGTATAATATTGCTAGGAGAAAGGTGAAGTTAGCAGTCCCGATGACTAAGGATGCTGCTTTCGAGAGTTTATACGCAACGTTAGATAGTAAAGGTGGGGAAAAAAGTTGTATAGGCTACCCAAGGCTAGGGACAGAAAGGCTCTGGACattgatcaagtgaagtgcattaaggatGTGGGCGATAAAGTTTTGGTGGAGAAGGGTCGTATTAGAAAGAAATGATAGTCTTACTTCCATGATCTCCTGAAGAAAAGAAGGGATACTAGCATTGTGTTGAGGGATTTGGAGCATTCCAAAAGGTTTtgcgattatggttattgtaggcgcATTAAGGTTAAGAAGGTTAATGGGGCTATTCATTCGATGTGTAGAGGTAGAGCGATGGGGCCAGATGAGATTCCCATAGATTTTTGAAGTGCACAAAAGGGGCAGGTATGGAGTGGTTGACTCGGTTgcttaacataattttcaagacgGTAAGGATGCCTGAAGCTTGTAGGTGGAGTAGATGATTCcgttgtataagaataagggtgacattcaggattgcaataattataggggtatcaagctATGGAGTCACcctatgaaggtttgggagaggGTGATAGAGTTAAGATTGTAGAGGAACGTTACTATTTCTGAAAATCAGTTTGTATTTATGTCAATATGTTCGACTAATAAATCCATCCATCTCGCTAGGAGATTGATGGTGTAGTATAGGGAAAGAATGATGGATTTGCACATAGTGTCTATTGACTTAGACAAAACTTATGATAgagttcctagggaggttctttggaggtgtttggaggaTAAAAGTGTACCTATGGTGTATGTTAGGGAGACTAAGGATATGTATAATGGATTGAAGACTCGGGTTAGGACTAGGGGAGGGTACTCAGAGCACTTTGCTATCTTGATGGGGTTACACCAA includes:
- the LOC124893758 gene encoding uncharacterized protein LOC124893758, translating into MAPLEALFNDEFRILFFWAINFLEDEASDKIFVFSLQRFYKSRFDTSSQTVMLRFRQPIFITNYQNSVTRPSKLTQLQSGALTPSILVMCIAFLILVAATVYLVYYLYFNPFYLRAFTDYLVCG